Proteins encoded by one window of Maliibacterium massiliense:
- the thrC gene encoding threonine synthase, whose product MQYCSTRDASLRRTGAQAILEGLAPDGGLYVPVQVPRVSLGQIASLCDMDYTDRARAILPRFLDDYTPEEIAACARLSYREGRYDDARIVPLVELDGALSLAELFHGPTLAFKDMALQIMPRLLSLAAKKCGVKDDVLILVATSGDTGKAALEGFLDVPGTRIVVFYPAEGVSHAQYLQMATQAGSNTHVVGVTGNFDDCQRGVKALFASPDFQARLRQAGCQSSSANSINWGRLLPQIVYYFSAYADLCKEGRVTLGDPVNFVVPTGNFGDILAGEYARAMGLPVGRLICASNANNVLVDFFRTGKYDRRRTFYKTMSPSMDILVSSNLERLLFMRSGMDDARVKGWMAQLSGAGDYDVSGLYEAITQGFYAASASEADTARAIARAYETCHYVMDPHTAVGYHVYGQYVQETGDASTPTVLLSTASPYKFSEAVLSAISGSAPADTFAAAAAVQQLSGVPVPAALSALADAPIRHKTICAPEEMGAAVLALL is encoded by the coding sequence TTGCAGTACTGCAGCACAAGAGACGCAAGCCTCCGCCGCACGGGCGCGCAGGCGATACTGGAGGGCCTGGCGCCCGATGGCGGGCTGTACGTGCCCGTGCAGGTGCCCCGCGTAAGCCTCGGCCAGATCGCATCGCTGTGCGATATGGACTACACCGACCGCGCGCGCGCCATCCTGCCGCGCTTTTTGGACGACTACACGCCCGAGGAGATCGCGGCGTGCGCCCGCCTTTCCTATCGGGAGGGTCGCTACGACGACGCGCGCATCGTGCCGCTGGTCGAGCTGGACGGGGCGCTCTCGCTGGCCGAGCTGTTCCACGGCCCCACGCTCGCCTTTAAGGACATGGCCCTGCAGATCATGCCCCGGCTGCTTTCGCTGGCGGCGAAAAAGTGCGGCGTCAAGGACGACGTGCTGATATTGGTGGCCACATCGGGCGACACGGGCAAGGCCGCGCTGGAGGGCTTCCTGGACGTGCCCGGCACGCGCATCGTGGTCTTTTATCCAGCCGAGGGTGTCAGCCACGCGCAGTACCTGCAGATGGCCACGCAGGCGGGGAGCAACACGCACGTGGTGGGCGTGACAGGCAATTTTGACGACTGCCAGCGCGGCGTCAAGGCGCTGTTCGCCTCGCCGGACTTCCAGGCGCGCCTGCGCCAGGCGGGCTGCCAGTCCTCCAGCGCCAACTCCATCAACTGGGGCCGGCTGCTGCCTCAGATCGTCTACTATTTTTCCGCCTACGCGGACCTGTGCAAAGAGGGCCGCGTGACGCTGGGCGATCCGGTCAACTTCGTCGTGCCCACCGGCAACTTCGGCGATATCCTCGCGGGCGAGTACGCGCGCGCCATGGGCTTGCCCGTAGGCAGGCTGATCTGCGCCTCCAACGCCAACAATGTGCTGGTGGACTTCTTCCGCACCGGCAAATACGACCGCCGGCGCACCTTCTACAAGACCATGAGCCCCTCGATGGACATCCTGGTCTCCAGCAACTTAGAGCGGCTGCTGTTCATGCGCTCGGGCATGGACGACGCGCGCGTCAAGGGTTGGATGGCCCAGCTCTCCGGCGCGGGGGATTACGACGTCTCCGGCCTCTACGAGGCGATCACGCAGGGGTTCTATGCCGCAAGCGCGAGCGAGGCGGACACCGCGCGCGCCATCGCGCGGGCGTATGAAACCTGCCATTACGTGATGGACCCCCACACGGCGGTGGGCTATCACGTCTACGGCCAGTACGTCCAAGAGACGGGGGACGCGTCTACGCCCACCGTGCTGCTCTCCACGGCCAGCCCCTATAAATTTTCCGAGGCGGTGCTCTCGGCCATCTCGGGCAGCGCGCCCGCCGATACGTTCGCGGCCGCGGCCGCGGTGCAGCAGCTCTCGGGCGTGCCTGTGCCCGCAGCGCTCTCGGCGCTGGCCGACGCGCCCATCCGTCATAAGACGATCTGCGCGCCCGAAGAGATGGGCGCAGCCGTGCTGGCGCTGCTGTAA
- the trpS gene encoding tryptophan--tRNA ligase, with amino-acid sequence MSEQPKKPVVFSGIQPSGLMTIGNYIGAIRNWKALQEDYDCVYSVVDLHAITVRQEPAALRANTRSLLALLIACGVDPEKSVFFVQSHVPQHCELAWLLNCYTPVGELSRMTQFKDKSEKHAGNVNAGLLDYPVLMAADILLYQTDLVPVGADQKQHLEMSRNLAVRFNNAYSETFKVPEPYIPPVGARVMSLQDPARKMSKSDEDACYVALLDAPDAIARKVRRAVTDSVGVIAYTEQQPGVRNLIDILSAFSGRTPERIVADFAGRGYGDLKEATAEAVISVLVPIQKEHARLMADKAYLDGVMQRGALQAQRRAQRTLDKVRRKIGFVPLPR; translated from the coding sequence ATGAGTGAGCAACCGAAAAAACCCGTCGTCTTTTCCGGTATCCAGCCCTCGGGGCTGATGACCATCGGCAACTACATCGGCGCCATCCGCAACTGGAAGGCGCTGCAGGAGGACTACGACTGCGTCTACAGCGTGGTGGACCTGCACGCCATCACCGTGCGGCAGGAGCCTGCGGCGCTGCGCGCCAACACCCGCAGCCTGCTTGCGCTGCTGATCGCCTGCGGGGTGGACCCGGAAAAAAGCGTGTTTTTTGTGCAGTCGCACGTGCCCCAGCACTGCGAGCTTGCCTGGCTGCTCAACTGTTATACGCCGGTGGGCGAACTTTCGCGCATGACCCAGTTTAAGGACAAGAGCGAGAAGCACGCGGGCAACGTCAACGCGGGGCTGCTGGATTACCCGGTGCTGATGGCCGCGGACATCCTGCTTTACCAGACCGATCTGGTGCCCGTGGGCGCGGATCAGAAGCAGCATCTGGAGATGTCGCGCAACCTGGCGGTGCGCTTCAACAACGCTTACTCGGAGACGTTCAAGGTGCCCGAGCCCTACATCCCGCCGGTGGGCGCGCGGGTGATGAGCCTGCAGGACCCCGCGCGCAAGATGTCCAAGTCCGACGAGGACGCCTGCTACGTGGCGCTGCTGGACGCGCCCGATGCGATCGCGCGCAAGGTGCGCCGCGCGGTGACCGATTCGGTGGGTGTGATCGCCTATACCGAGCAGCAGCCCGGCGTGCGCAATCTGATCGATATTTTAAGCGCCTTCTCCGGCCGCACGCCCGAGAGGATCGTGGCGGACTTTGCCGGCAGGGGTTATGGTGATTTGAAGGAGGCGACGGCCGAGGCCGTCATATCGGTGCTAGTGCCCATCCAAAAGGAGCACGCCCGCCTGATGGCGGATAAGGCCTATCTGGATGGCGTGATGCAGAGGGGCGCGCTGCAGGCCCAGCGCCGCGCGCAGCGCACGCTCGACAAGGTGCGCCGCAAGATCGGCTTTGTGCCGCTGCCCCGCTAG
- a CDS encoding GNAT family N-acetyltransferase: MQDGAVTIRRARLRDVRGIRAILNDNIAHKTNTMDAAPWSMLQTLAWFLRHNERYPILVAEYAGGVAGYGALSAFREGDAFAPCMENSVYVRADVQRRGIGTRLLEALKRVARAQGARVLVATVTADNQASLGLHAACGFVRMGVLRGACAYRGRSVDIALMQCSLQGDPPGAEGV, from the coding sequence GTGCAGGACGGCGCAGTGACGATCCGCCGGGCGCGCTTGCGGGATGTGCGCGGCATCCGCGCGATACTCAACGACAATATCGCGCACAAGACCAATACCATGGACGCGGCGCCCTGGAGCATGCTGCAGACGCTGGCGTGGTTTCTGCGGCACAACGAGCGCTATCCGATCCTGGTGGCGGAGTACGCCGGAGGCGTGGCGGGCTACGGGGCGCTGTCGGCATTCCGTGAGGGGGACGCATTTGCGCCCTGCATGGAAAACTCGGTCTACGTGCGCGCCGACGTGCAGCGCCGCGGCATCGGCACGCGGCTGCTGGAGGCCCTCAAGCGGGTGGCCCGCGCCCAGGGCGCGCGTGTGCTGGTGGCCACCGTTACCGCGGATAATCAGGCCAGCTTGGGCCTGCACGCCGCCTGCGGCTTTGTACGGATGGGCGTGCTGCGCGGGGCGTGCGCCTACCGCGGGCGCAGCGTGGATATCGCGCTTATGCAGTGCAGCCTGCAAGGGGATCCCCCCGGCGCAGAGGGTGTGTAG